GAagaaggtgctggaggtCATTTGCAAGGAGCTGTCATCCCCGACGATCGAGGATGAGGTTCTGTGGAGTCAAACGGAAGCGCCCAAGCATCTGCAACAGAACGGAGTACCGGAGAAAGTGGACCGGTACAAGGTGTTTCTGCACATGAAGGACAGTCGATGTGTAGGGGCATGCTTGACGGAGCGGATTTGGGAGTCACGGCCGGTCAAGAAGTCGGCCGTTTCGGGCAATGGACCGGACTCGTCGGTCAcggtgggagaggaaaggcACCCGGCCATCGTGGGCATTTCGCGCATATGGACATCGGGCTCTTCACGCCGGAAAGGTATTGCCATGGATCTGTTAGACTGCGTGGTGAGCAACTTCATCTACGGGATGGAAATCCCCAAGGAGCAGGTGGCGTTCAGCCAACCGACCGAGAGCGGCAAGGGGCTGGCGCAGTCATTCTTCGGCAACGAAGAGTGGCATGTTTACGAGGAAAGCtaagacgacgacgatagACTACggaaagaaacaagagaTTGCAtttgatttctttttgcATGGTTAGGGActgaaggggggagggggaagaccGACGGGCGGACATTGTTTTCGTGATACACGGGCGAGTTGATACCCAGGCTTTCTCGGGCATTGACCTTCGAGGGAGGGCTTTACTCTTGTGACGACCATTTGTGATTGCACGCGTTCATTCGatatctttcctttttatctttctcatttcttttAACTGACTGTATAACTGGAAGAGGTGTTTATTGGGAGGGTCCGTCGGGTTCCGCGTGGCTTGGTATATTCTTCGACTACCGATCTACCATTCTTCACTGTACCATATATATccttatttcttctttttgtttttttcatttcttaCCCCcgatattattatctctatttttttcccccccatTGATCTATCCATGTTCTCTTTTGTTTTCAATATGTGGGTGTGAGAGTGACCGTGAATATGAGGAGTGAAGAGAGGGCAAATACGACCCAGGCAGAATGCAGCATGTGAGAACTACTATTTACCgacatatactatactactatgtatGCACATCTAGTAGTTCATAGTAGTCTATGAACCTTGTAGTGGAAGCCGCGGAACCTTGAAAGTAAGAGCCAAAGGGAACTAAACTAGGACTAAGGAGTAGTAACTAATTAAATACTAAAAAGTAAGGTTGTGGCCGAgagtctctctttctccagtTGTTGACTTGCTTGTCTTCCGCTACTTGCCCTCtccgtctctctctctctccctctccctcttcccttccttcccccttctcttccatcaatcctcctttccttcttccttgctcTCATGGTCAGTgctgcccttctcctccgcgaTGTCTGGATTAAATCCTTTCCGCCCTAAGAAGCCCGAGAGTGAGTCCGTCCGGCAATTCCGGTTCCTGCGCACCGTTCGTCGCGTGCTGGTCGGACGAGATGGACGGAGCTGTCCCTGACCCATGATGCTGACCTTCTCCATCCCAGATACCACCTtcgctgctcctgctcctgctccggcACCTTCTCTACCTCAGTCTCTGCCTCAGccctccttcacctcgtATCCCTCGAAACCCGCTCCCTCCGTgaccttcccttccacctcGTTCCGCTCTGTCCCTCGAACCCCTCCCGCATCCTTGACCCCGGATCCCGACGATACGGCCTCCTCCGATGACCAGTCTACTTCAGACCCCTTCCACCAGCAGTCGTATGCGaccgatgacgatggagaggcggaggaagaggaggacatTGATGAATTAGATTCCAAACGCACCTACCAGGTCGCTCACCCACCTTCCCGGGACGATGATCGCTCCCTGCCATCGATCAGGACCGTTCCAGACCCAGCCTTATCCTCCAGGAGATCCGCGCCGCCCGCAGCCATTACGCTCCCAGCACAGAGGAGCACCCATGATCGTCCAGTAGACCCGGAACAGGCTGGCACACCTCGCGAGAATGCGCCCGTAGCTGGTTCGAATGTGTCGACGCGTTCATCCACGTCTTACGGAGGCACCCGGACGCCCGACAGCAGCTCCACGGATGTATCTCGACCGTCCGACCTGCGTATTGGTCCAGCTACTCGAGCTGGGTCGGGCTTGACCCCATCATTAGATCCTAGTTCACGTCCTCTTGCCAGCCGTCCAGGTAACAGGGACCGGgtacctccgcctccgcccaAGAGTCATCATGGGAAACGAATCGCCCCTAGCCCTGGTATCACACCCTCGTTCGCCCAAACTACCCCTAGCAAGACGACCAACCGCTTCTCTTTCCATGGCTCCCCATCTGAGCCATCATACTCCCCCCGACCCTCCCAACCAGGGTCCGACTACTTCTCCGCAAAGCCCAAAGATGAGCCGCGGTCGACTGAGCAGTCGGCGGAGTCCCTTCGGCGGAGTCAATCGCAGCACAAGCGACCGCCAACTCCACCGCTAAGCCGACGACACAGCCAGATGAGACGGTCGAAGACCACAATGTCCAAAGTCAACCCATTGCGGTTATCCATCCATGTGGCACAGGACTCAAGCGcggcatcatcgtcatcatctccgccgtCCAGTCCAGGCGGCTGGTCTCTGAACCCATCACGAACTCGAGAGTCTCGCGCGGGCAGTAATCCGTCCGAGGAGCCCATGCATACTGCGACCTCAACCCTGCGCCCGGAACCCTCTGCAGCCGCACCAGTGTCGCCCACAGAAATGTCACATCCGACGTCAACAGGATCGTCGACGAAGCGGACTTCGCTTTACAACCCACTTCccccacctccgccgccgcgacGCTCTCGCGGATCCAGCAACCACAGCATTGACAGCACTGGTCAGAGTCTCCGATCGGGCAGACCAGCCGACGAGACAACAGCGGCACCAACAGCGCCAGTAACACAGGACGAATTCGTCCCACATCCATCAAACGCGCATGACATTCTGGCCGATTTGACCCGGTTACAGAAAGAAGTAGACGATTTGCGCGGGCATTACGAGAGCCGAAAGGCCAGCCAATAGGCCCAGCCCAGTATGGGGCTTGGCTTGGCTTTGTTTTTATCCTTATCTCACTTATGTTCTGCAGCAAGAGCGAATGAGCTCCAAGATAGGCATAGGTATCGTAGGGAGTGAGAGTGACTGAAAGAGTGTACATGGGCACGTGAACGTGAACGAGTGATGAAGCATAGCGCTTGGTTTTGTTTGGtatcccttcctttcttgaGTAAAGTATATGTTTCTGTTGGGTCAGTGAGGTATGCAAACTATGCATGTGTTGTACTATTCTTGATTCAATCTCGAGAGACTTTGGTCAACTCCTTTTGGGCCGGATTGGATCCGTGTGGTGGCCATAATCACCAGACAAGAAGCTTGACTGCAGACTTGCACAAAGTGTCCATAGTTAGcacgtactactactaagctGGTAGCAGTGCTCTCCAGCGCAAACTATTCAGTTGTTTCATGAAAGGTATGCATTGTATTGGATATGGTTGATCAATAAATCAATCACTGAGTTGATAGAGTTCAACAACCCATAATGAATACTAGCAGAGTAGCCCATGTATATGATACTACTATAGTCACACAACTAGGTCACTGATTTCTTACACTTTATATGAGTTAATAGTCACAGTTACTACTAGTGCTACATCTACTGAGTACCAGTAAGTATGACACCCTCAATTCCCTTCTCTGTATatcgagagagagagagagagagagagaagttgAGCATGCTATCCCTTCACAGGAGGATAATATACTGGATATAAATCTGACTACTTAAAAACAAGAATGGAAATGGGTTAGTTACTCTACCACTCTATTTCTCTGTCATGATAAAAATCACCACCACGATATCAATAACCGCAAATAAACCCCTCTAGAAAGATTcaacaaggaaaagaaaaaaataaggtATCATCCCAAGTACAACTCCAACGGCAAATCATGATACATCTGATAATCCAACTCCACACTCCATTCCAGAACAAAGAACTTGACTAGCGCCACAACAGCCATGGAACTTaactctcccctctctccacctacttcttcttctgcttcttccactTGCTGGTGAGGAACTCTCCAGAACATGGTCTCATCGAAtgatactatactatctaaCCCATCAccagtccttcttcttctccgcccctcATACCACACTGCCGCTATATCCGTGACGATGCGCACTGCGTCCCCGGAATTGCCGCTCCCGGCTAACACGGCACCCGCGGCTAAGTCGGCCATGCTGCCGTTGTGGACGAACTGGGCGTCCCAGCCGCGAGCGATGAGATAGTCTGCGTGCGTGGAGACGGTGGTGCGGAGGGTATGGGCGAGTTGGGCGCGGTAGTGGTTCATGCGAGGTTTGGcgaaggcgaggaggatgtcgCGGAGGCCGCGGTGGATAGACCATGAGAGGGAGGACCATGGGAGGTAGTCGAGGCAGGTGTTGAGAATGGTGGCTTCGTGGGGTGGGATGTGTAGGGTTACGGAgtgggtggtagtggtggtagtggattGGTGGCGGGGGTTGGATTCGGTACTGGGGAGGGATAGAGTGGTGAAACTGGAATGTAGCTCTGAAGATAGGTCGTAGGCATTGTCCTCGGTGACTGGCTTCATTAATAGAAGATCGACTTCATTGACGTTGCCTCCAATCATGTTGTAGAGGTGTCTGCTGCCGTGGGCGCCGCCAAAGCCTCGCACGATGTGTTCGAGAACCCACCTGCCTGATGCTTTGCGGCCGGGGAAGGCGCATTTGAATGGTGGAGAGGACGCGGGGCTTTCGATGACACCGGCTAGCATGCGCAGACAGCGGTCGACACGGACTTCAAAGGTTGGAGGGTAGACGTCTTTGTTCAGAGTGTGCGAATCGTGTGCCGCGAAGTGGACGTGTGCGGCGTCGCCAATGGGCCATTCGACGTACCATTGTCCGCAGTAGGAGGCGTATGCGGCTCGATGGCCAGATGCGCCGCTGTGTCGAAACACTGGTCGAGCGTTGGTTACGGTGAATAGAGCCATGAGGGTTGCGCGAGAGATGACCGTGCAAGCGGTTAGCTTGTGCTTGGTGAGAGGGCCTCGAGGGAGGCTATCCCAGGTTGGCAGCTGGACTGGCGGTTCTCCCGAGATGGTCACGACGTGCTCAGTCTTGACGGGGCTTTTGGTAGAGACTAACGAGCCGGTCTGGGAGGGCTGTTCCAGGGTGGTagaagatggatgaatgacGTTGAGCAGGATAGACCATGCAGCCTTACCTGTTGGCTGCGCGAGTGGCCGCCGACTGACATGAACGGTCTTTCTGCCACAGAGCCCGCATGGCAGATTGGCGTTGATTACAGGCCCGACAAGAGGGGGCTTCACGACTCTATACCATGGTACATGTGGCTGCCAGAACCGCCAGCGGCCCAGGTGTTGTACATCTCGCAGGGTGTGGAAGGGGTCAGTCTGATCGATGATCGTTCCGAATTGGGTGACAATGGAGCCCAGCCCTACCACCGTAACGGCGAGAGAGAGCCAGGTAGCCACTGTTGACGAGACATCCATTCGGAGGCTAAACCCAGCAAGCAGCTGAGCGATGCTACTCTTGACTGACATCGAAGGCGAGCTCATGATCTCTGGAGGGGCCTGGGATAAGTATGTTTgaggggatggtgaagggTTGCTGCGCTAATGCATCTGAGCGTCTGGGCCGCCAACCATCGACCGCCGTCGTCGCAGGATCCGAGTGGATTCCGGCTGAGAACACCATCGATGCTCATCTCCGCAAATAGAATGCATGCTGATTGTGCTTGGATTCCCTTCACAAGGCTTTCCAGCGTCTTGCATGATCGCAATAATAGAACGATGCGattcagctcctccagcttTGAGTGCCGCTACGATGCTGCCAAAACCAGTGTGTTGGCAGGCACATGAAGGCCTTGAGTGGCCTCTGAGAATGAAAGATGGCGAGTACCAAGATCTATGTGATTTCTAGTCCCAAGTGAGGTCCCGAAATTGTGCGGTGGCCATCATGCGTTCTACTTTCTCCTAGACTGCTCGTGGAGCCCCATTGTCAGGCAAGCTGCAAGAATGGCAGCACATCCTCCAAGTCTCATGACCCAGCTTGTGCTGGTATCCCAAGGCTGTCCCCGTGGCTTCTGCAGTGCCTTGAAGATGAGGCTGCCTATCGCACTGGAAATGATCTGGGGGAAGGAAATAGCGACATTATGTAGACCAAGGACGACACCAGCTTGATTTACTGACTTTTCTTCCGTCCTTCTTGGTTCGTCAGATTCCTGAACATATGGCAAGATACTTGCTCCTTCTACTTCGCCGGATCTCTCTCGACGATGTGCCGGTCTTCCGGGGTCCTCTTGGGCAATCTCGGACGCGATAAGGGCATAGGGTGCCCATGCTGTGACAGCCCAGGCAATGCCAATTATTCCAGTCATCACCGACGCCTGCCCCGGGGAGGAAACAAAGAACGTGCTGAACATGCAGATGGCAAATAGACAATGAGAGAGGAGCCATGCACGGCGTAGTGATAAACCAGGGATCCTCAACTTCAATCGAAAGCTGCTTGAACTGGTGTTCGCTTCAGCTGCCATTTGCCTCTCCGAAGGAACCACCAGCATTGGCAGGATGATACTCGCTGCAAAGGACACTAGTGCATTCACAAGCATCGCTAAAGTACCGATGCGTGTAGCATCCTCCCATACCTTGTTGATCTCATCGTCCGATAGATCTTGATGCTTTTCAAAGATAGGGTTCACATACAACTGCCCTATGTAAGTGGTGGCGTAGAACAAGAACGAAAACCACCCAAACCATGCTGCAGCCTGAATGATGTAGACCTGGCGAATGCGCAAAGGGAGGCGATGAACTGATTCTTTAATGGACTGAAGCAATGACACAAACCCTAGACTGGCAGGTGAAGACGGCTCCATACGCGGATCCTTTTCCTTGATATAAGCGCAGCCGATGGATAGAGTGATTGCTAGTGAGACGCTGGCAATTACGCTGATCCCTTTGAATTGTGTATTTCCGAGGAATGGAATAATGTTCGGCAGATTCAACCCGCCAATGATGAAGCCGAAGATGTTCCCTGCGCTGACGTGACGGCTTGCCCAGGCATTTGCCGCTTCCTGCTGATGAGCGGGGGCATTATCAACGATGAAAGCCCGGGTAGCTGCTTGAACTGTGACAGGACGTCAGAATTATGTTACAGGAGAGTCAAGATAGAGTGAATATCATACCAGTGTTGATGGCAAAGTCTTGGCAGTACATTAAGAGCGTTGCAGCCACGATGACTGCAATTTCGGTTTCACCTGCCTGGGCATCAAGGCCAAACAAGCCAAATAGGCCACCCACTAATTCTCGCACCCACGCCAGAGCTAGCAGGCAGATAGCCAAGAGTACGCCACCGAATACCATGAACGGCTTTCGCTTGCCCCAGGAGATTTGGCAATTGTCACTTCGGATGCCAATGTAAGGCTGCACTAGAGTGCCTGTAAGGGGCCCTGCAATCCAGACAAAGGCAAGCAGCGCTTTGCTCATTCCTAGAGATAGAAGATACGGCTATAGGATAAGCGATGTTGATATTAGCTACTGATACTTGCTTGATTTCTCGAGGTTTACAACTTACTGATCCACTGGAATGCTGGATCGAATAGACAATCTGGAGACTGAAAAAACGGGTCAATGAGGACAATGAAGCAAGCTCTTGCCATTGAGTACTCACCCTCCCATGGCTAGGGTCAGTATGAAGAGGTATGCGCTGCTTTTGGGTGCCTCATCAGGGGTGGAAGCACCTGGCGGTATATGCGAGTCTGGCGGCACCCATCCATCGCGGATGAGAGGTTCCGCCTCGTTGCTGCGCTCCGTCATGAGAGCAGGAGATCGGGCATCTATCAGTCTCTTTTGCTAGCAGTGAAAGAGCTATCCAACTTCAAAGCAGATGGAAATTAATAGGAATGATAGCTGAGAGGGTGGAATCGATAAAAGGAGGTTGTTTACTTTCTCCGGGCTCGGGGGCGGAGTAAAGTAAAAGTAAAGTAGAGCCATTAATATCCCCAGGCATCAAGAGGATTCCATGGACGGGACTGACCGCCTGATCCCGAATAGGCAAAGATCTGTTGCAATTACCATAACTAGTAGTTATTTACATGCAGCAAATAGACTGGTTTCatgattaatattagatCGAATAGTGAGTTAGTTATTGAGAAATGTGTCTTCTGTTTGTGGAGCATGCTTAATGCATGTTAGTAAGCAAGATGATGCTGTAATTGCTTTTGTCCGGAGAGTACTGTACTGTATGTAATGAGTAGTATGTCAAGCAGGCTAATTTGGATGTGTTTGATAAGAAccgtagtaagtagtagcagtggAGAGTTATCATATCCACCTATGGGTAAGACGCTACATTGCCTTTCTCATTTCTCGTTTATCGTTGGTGAAGGACACCTTCAGCCGCGGGCCCACTCTTTCGATAGCAGGGGAATATacatctagataataatatctatctactatgcAGTACTAActcaatattaatatctaaagCTTCGAGATTTTTCCATGTCCGATCCCTGACTAATGGTGTCATCGAGATAAGGATGGTGAATATCACTAAGACGAAGCCGGTTAGGCTTCCGTGATGATTGAGAGGTTCCCGATGACCCGAAGTCATCAACCGCGTCCTCAATCCCC
The window above is part of the Aspergillus luchuensis IFO 4308 DNA, chromosome 8, nearly complete sequence genome. Proteins encoded here:
- a CDS encoding uncharacterized protein (COG:S;~EggNog:ENOG410PS39), giving the protein MSSPSMSVKSSIAQLLAGFSLRMDVSSTVATWLSLAVTVVGLGSIVTQFGTIIDQTDPFHTLRDVQHLGRWRFWQPHVPWYRVVKPPLVGPVINANLPCGLCGRKTVHVSRRPLAQPTGKAAWSILLNVIHPSSTTLEQPSQTGSLVSTKSPVKTEHVVTISGEPPVQLPTWDSLPRGPLTKHKLTACTVISRATLMALFTVTNARPVFRHSGASGHRAAYASYCGQWYVEWPIGDAAHVHFAAHDSHTLNKDVYPPTFEVRVDRCLRMLAGVIESPASSPPFKCAFPGRKASGRWVLEHIVRGFGGAHGSRHLYNMIGGNVNEVDLLLMKPVTEDNAYDLSSELHSSFTTLSLPSTESNPRHQSTTTTTTHSVTLHIPPHEATILNTCLDYLPWSSLSWSIHRGLRDILLAFAKPRMNHYRAQLAHTLRTTVSTHADYLIARGWDAQFVHNGSMADLAAGAVLAGSGNSGDAVRIVTDIAAVWYEGRRRRRTGDGLDSIVSFDETMFWRVPHQQVEEAEEEVGGERGELSSMAVVALVKFFVLEWSVELDYQMYHDLPLELYLG
- a CDS encoding uncharacterized protein (COG:G;~EggNog:ENOG410PHUS;~InterPro:IPR036259;~PFAM:PF13347;~TransMembrane:12 (i38-56o68-89i110-128o148-167i203-221o227-247i285-307o340-361i392-410o416-439i486-509o529-548i)), translated to MTERSNEAEPLIRDGWVPPDSHIPPGASTPDEAPKSSAYLFILTLAMGGLQIVYSIQHSSGSPYLLSLGMSKALLAFVWIAGPLTGTLVQPYIGIRSDNCQISWGKRKPFMVFGGVLLAICLLALAWVRELVGGLFGLFGLDAQAGETEIAVIVAATLLMYCQDFAINTVQAATRAFIVDNAPAHQQEAANAWASRHVSAGNIFGFIIGGLNLPNIIPFLGNTQFKGISVIASVSLAITLSIGCAYIKEKDPRMEPSSPASLGFVSLLQSIKESVHRLPLRIRQVYIIQAAAWFGWFSFLFYATTYIGQLYVNPIFEKHQDLSDDEINKVWEDATRIGTLAMLVNALVSFAASIILPMLVVPSERQMAAEANTSSSSFRLKLRIPGLSLRRAWLLSHCLFAICMFSTFFVSSPGQASVMTGIIGIAWAVTAWAPYALIASEIAQEDPGRPAHRRERSGEVEGASILPYVQESDEPRRTEEKSVNQAGVVLGLHNVAISFPQIISSAIGSLIFKALQKPRGQPWDTSTSWVMRLGGCAAILAACLTMGLHEQSRRK
- a CDS encoding uncharacterized protein (COG:S;~EggNog:ENOG410Q0TJ), giving the protein MSGLNPFRPKKPENTTFAAPAPAPAPSLPQSLPQPSFTSYPSKPAPSVTFPSTSFRSVPRTPPASLTPDPDDTASSDDQSTSDPFHQQSYATDDDGEAEEEEDIDELDSKRTYQVAHPPSRDDDRSLPSIRTVPDPALSSRRSAPPAAITLPAQRSTHDRPVDPEQAGTPRENAPVAGSNVSTRSSTSYGGTRTPDSSSTDVSRPSDLRIGPATRAGSGLTPSLDPSSRPLASRPGNRDRVPPPPPKSHHGKRIAPSPGITPSFAQTTPSKTTNRFSFHGSPSEPSYSPRPSQPGSDYFSAKPKDEPRSTEQSAESLRRSQSQHKRPPTPPLSRRHSQMRRSKTTMSKVNPLRLSIHVAQDSSAASSSSSPPSSPGGWSLNPSRTRESRAGSNPSEEPMHTATSTLRPEPSAAAPVSPTEMSHPTSTGSSTKRTSLYNPLPPPPPPRRSRGSSNHSIDSTGQSLRSGRPADETTAAPTAPVTQDEFVPHPSNAHDILADLTRLQKEVDDLRGHYESRKASQ